The DNA region GTCAATGCCCCCGAAGCAACGCCGCCGGATTCGACAGGCAGCAACGCCACCACCAGCAACGGAACCGTCACTGACGCAACCACCAGTGACGCAACCCCCTCTGACGCCGCCGGCAGGATCTCCGCCGCGGAGTTTGTGGCCCGCTACGCGAACGTGGTGCTCGACGACGGTGCGGAGCTCGCGCCGGAAGCGGACGTCGTGGGCGGGCAGGGGTACTTCGCGGACACCGGGGAAATCTGCTCAACTGGATTTTCGGCGTTCGACCCCGCGGGCCTCCCGTCCGTTCTGACGGCCGGACACTGCTCCAGCGACGGCGCCGCGCAGCAGGCCACGCTGGAATTTCCCCAGTGGAACCCGGCCGGCCTGTTGGGGACCTTCGGGTTCAGCCAGTTCGGCGGACCCGGCAACTCGGCTATTGGCCCCGGGAATACAGGGAACCCGCCGGATCCGGCAAATCCGGGGAACGTGGGGACTGACGTGGCCGTGATCGGGTCGATCCGGGCGGGCCTGGACCCGGAGCCCGCTGCCAGCACCTGGAACGATCCGTCGCTGGCCGGTCCGGACGTGAAAATCATCGGCGCGGCAGCGCCTGTTGTGGGGCAACCGGTCTGCCGGTCCGGCCGTTCGTCGGCGTGGTCCTGCGGGACCATCGATGAGGTAGGCATCTACGTGGTGCAGGGGCGCTCAGCGGATCCGGCGGACCTGAGGGCCTTCACGGGCTTCCTGTCATTCGCCGTGCAGTCCAGCGGCGGCGATTCGGGCGGCCCGTGGCTCAGCGGAAACTACGCGGTGGGGATCCACAGCGCCGGGGACGTTCCAGACGCAAACGGCAACGTCATCAGGAACTTCGCCATCGCCGCGACGCTGGATGACGCCCTGGCCGTTCTTCCCGGCTATCAGCTGGAACTCTTCCTCAACAAACCCGAACTCGTCGCACCGGCAAACCTCACGTTACCGGCAGGGACGAACATCACGGGTCGTGTCCCCGCTGCCCCGGCCTCTGCCGTGGCCGCTAATTCGAAAGTCCGCATCACCGTTGCTGGCCATCAGCCACTCGAGGTGCCCGTGGACGCCGGAGGAAACTGGTCCTTCAAGGCGCCTGAGGCACCCGGGACATTCGCATTCTCGGCGGAAACCGTCAACGGCTTCAGCCGCTCTGGCGGCGTGTCCCTGTCCGCCCTCGTCACTCCGTCATCCCTTTCTGCTCCTACCATCACGACGCCGGCCAGCAACCCGTTGCCGGAGTTGAAGAGCCTTTCGGGAACGGGAACGCCCGGGGCCACCGTTACTCTGTCCGGCGACGTCGCGGGCTCAGGTACCGTCGGCGCGGACGGCCAATGGTCGGTTCCCCTGACCGGCCCGGCAGCTTTCGGGAAGGTGAAAGTGACAGCTGTTGTGTCATACGCCGACCTTGCAGACAGCCAGCCGGCAACCGGAACGTTTACCGTAACCCCGCCAGCCCCTGCCGTATCCAGCATCTCCGACGGACAGCACCTCCGGCAGGACGCCCTTCCGTCAACCATTTCCGGAAGCGGGGTTAATGGCGCAGAGGTGACGGTGTCCATTGATGGGGTTCCCCTGGACGGCGCACCGGTTGGTGGCGGAGTCGGGTCAAGGTCCGTGGCGTCCACTTTTGCGCCGCTAGTCCTGGTGGCCGGCGGTGGATGGAGCGTGCCATTTCCGGCAGAATTGGCCCTTGGCACGCATACGGTCTCAGTCACGCAGGCTGTCGAAGGCGTCACTTCAGCCCCGGCCGCCATCACGTTCGCCATTGATGCTCCGCCGTTGGCAGTCGTCGTGCCAGCTCAGGCGCCGCCTGCCGCCGTGCCTGCCGCAAACGGTGCGCTGGCTCCGGCCGGTGACCTCACCGCCGTCGGGCCGCCGGCGGCCTACCTCGCCAATACTGGCGTAAGCGGAATCATGACGGCAGCCGGGGTCGCGGCGGGTGCGATCGCCGTCGGGGGTTTACTGATGGTGATGGTCAGGCGGCGGAAGAGGCGCGCCCCAAAGCAAGAAACCTAGTCCGGCCGGTCCAGCAGCAGATTGGTGATCCGAAGGGTGCAGAGCCGCTCCCCGCCGTCGTTGGTGATCAGGACCTCGTGGGTGGTGAGGGTGCCGCCCAGGTAGATGGGCGTGGCCGTGATGATGATCTGGCCTTCGCGGGCGGAGCGGTGATGCGTGGCCGAAACGTCCACACCCACCGCGGTCTTGCCCAGCGTGCTGGCGTGGATGACGGCGGCCCACGAACCCACGGCCTCGCCCACCGCCAGGGAAGCGCCCCCGTGCAGCAGCCCGAACGACTGCCTGTTGCCCTCCACCGGCATCGTGGCCACCACGCGCTGCACGGACTCCTCCACGATTTTCACCCCCATCTTCTCGTCGAGTTCACCCAGCGTGATCTTCCACAGTGCGGCGTTCTGCGCTCCGGTGGACGCTGCGTCCCTGGGCTCGGCGGTCATGGGCTCTCCTTGTGGTGTAGCTGAACTTCTAGTGTGCAGCACGGGACATTCATGTACTGTAGTCATATTACCGAACGGACGGTCAGTAATGATCTGGCTGTCCTTGTTTGCCCCCTGTTGGAAGGACCCGTCAACGATGACCACCACCGCAGCAGCCGAAGCCACAGTCGACACCGTAGAGACAGTCCCCAGTTTCGTTCAGGACTCCTGGTGGACGCCCGACGCCGGCTCTGCGGCTTCCGCCGTCCCGGTGCGCGATGCGAGCACCGGTGAAATCCTGGCCAAGGTGAGCACGGACGGCCTGGACCTGGCCGCCGTCGTGGATTACGGCAGGACCACCGGGCAGGAGGAACTGGGCAAGCTGACGTTCCACCAGCGTGCCCTCAAGCTCAAGGAGCTGGCGTTGTACCTGAACGCCCGGCGCGAGCACTTCTACACTTTCTCGGCACAGACCGGCGCCACCAAGATCGACTCGATGGTCGACATCGACGGCGGCATCGGCGTCCTCTTCACCTTCGGCTCCAAGGGCCGGCGCGAGCTGCCCAACTCGCAGGTTGTGGTGGACGGCCCCATGGAGGTGCTGTCGAAGGACGGTTCCTTCGCCGGGGAACACATCTACACACGCATCCCTGGTGTGGCCGTGCAGATCAACGCGTTCAACTTCCCGGTGTGGGGCATGCTGGAAAAGCTTGCCCCCGCCTTCATCGCCGGGGTCCCCACCATCGTCAAGCCCGCCACCCCTACCGGCTATGTGGCCGCCGCAGTGGTCAAGGCGATCATCGAATCCAACATCCTGCCCAAGGGCTCGCTCCAGCTGATTTCCGGTTCGGTCCGCGGCCTCCTGGACGTCCTGGACTACCGCGACCTGGTGGCCTTCACCGGCTCCGCGTCCACGGCACAGTCCCTGAAATCGCACCCCAACGTCATGCAGGGCGGTGTCCGGTTCACTTCGGAAACGGACTCCCTGAACGCGGCCATCCTGGGCCCGGACGCGGTGGAGGGAACGCCTGAGTTCGACGCGTTCATCAAGTCAGTGGTCACCGAGATGACAGTCAAGGCAGGCCAGAAGTGCACGTCCATCCGCCGGACCATCGTGCCGCAGGAGCTGGTGCAGGCCGTAATTGCCGCCATCGGCAAGCGCGTGGATGAGCGCGTGGTCCTAGGTGATCCGCGTGCCGAGGGCGTCACCATGGGTGCGCTTGCGTCCGTCGGGCAACTCGCCGACGTCCGCGCCGCCGTGCAGTTAATGCTCGACGCCGGCGGTGAGCTTGCGTACGGCACGCTCGATTCGCCGTCGGTCACCTCTGCTGATGGAGCCACCGGCGTGGTGAGGCGCGGCGCCTTTATGTCGCCTGTGGTGCTCAGCTGGGATGATCCGGAGGCGGAGGCGATCCACTCGCTGGAGGCCTTCGGCCCAGTGTCCTCAGTCATCGGCTACAAGGACCTTGCCGACGCCGTCCGCCTCGCGGCGCGCGGCGGCGGATCGCTCGTGGCTTCGGTGTGCACCAACGATCCGTCTGTCGCGCGCGAACTGGTGACGGGCATCGCTGCCCATCACGGCCGCGTCCTCATGCTCAACCGCGAGGACGCCCGCAGCTCCACCGGCCACGGCTCGCCGGTCCCGCACCTGGTCCACGGTGGTCCCGGCCGGGCCGGCGGCGGCGAGGAACTGGGCGGCATCCGGTCGGTGATGCACCACATGCAGCGCACCGCCATCCAGGGTTCGCCCAACATGCTCACTGCGGTCACGGGGGTCTGGCACGCCGGTGCGGACCGGAACTTCACCGCCGACACCGAGGGCATGCACCCGTTCCGGAAATCGCTGGAAACGCTGCGGATCGGCGACGCCGTCAGGTCGGGGTTGCGCCAGGTGACGCTGGAGGACATCACCGCGTTCGCCAACTCCACCGGCGACACCTTCTACGCCCACACCAACCCGGAGGCCGCGGAAGCCAACCCGTTCTTCCCGGGCATCGTGGCCCATGGCTACCTGCTGCTGGCCTGGGGTGCGGGGCTCTTCGTGGAGCCTGCACCCGGCCCGGTCCTGGCCAACTATGGGCTGGAGAACCTGCGCTTCATCACCCCCGTGGCCGCCGGCGACTCCATCCGCGTAACCCTCACCGCCAAGAAGATCATCCCGCGCGAGACCGACGAATACGGCGAAGTGTCCTGGGACGCCGTGCTGACCAACCAGAACGACGAAATCGTGGCCACCTACGACGTCCTCACCCTCGTGGAGAAGTAACCCCCACCCGACGCTCTCTCACTTCCTGCCCGTTTTTCACAGACGCTCTCTCACGTTTCATCGGGTTTCCCTGAACCCTCTTGCACCCTGTGAGAGAGGGTTCGGGAAAGGGCTGCAGGAAGTGAGAGAGGGTTCGGGAAAGGGCCGCAGGAAGTGAGAGAGCGTTTGGCGTGCGGCGGCAGGAAGTGAGGGAGGACGCGGTGGGAAGGAATTAGGTAGGGCCTAGGTAGGGTAGTTCCTGTCTGCCGGGGCGTAAAATTTGCTCCGTAGGAGGTGGCCAAATGACACTAGTTATGAAGACAGCCACTACCATCCTGCCAGTCGATGATGCAGCGCGCGCCCGCAGCTTTTACACGGACGCCTTGGGGCTCCCGCACCGGGGAATGACAGATGATGGAAGCGAATTATTCGGCGACGCCGGCGGCCCGATGCTGCAGCTGATGCCTGTCTCGGACGGTAAACACTCCGAGCACACCGCCCTGAGCTTTGAGGTGACTGACATCGAACGGACCGTCCGGGACATGGAGGCCAAAGGCGTCCGGTTCCAGGATTACGATCTGCCAAATCTCAGGACGGAGAACCACATCTGTACCACGGACTCCGAGAAGTGCGCGTGGTTCATGGATACGGAACACAACATCCTCTGTGTCCACGAGAGCCTGGGCACGCAGGCTGAGTACCAGCTCTGACGCGCCGGTAAACCCGCAAGACCACAAGAAAGGTGCGGCCCGGTTCCCCGGGACGCACCTTTCCGAGGCGTCAGGTGTTCGCGCCGCCATGCAGCCCGTCGTCGCTGCTGTCCATAGTGGGCCCGCCGGGCGGGACGTTGTAGGTGTCCGGCAGGATGCCGTTGACCTGCTCCTCGAT from Arthrobacter pascens includes:
- a CDS encoding trypsin-like serine protease gives rise to the protein MKTARYLAAALAAAGVAMLVAGPLWAVIDSDIGRTDENFGLGDGTVHGEWLPGQVFLMIAGAVFCLAAVAAAFVRGGAELMSRRKVPDAGLKRILALGAAAGVALVSALAAVPASAVPASSIPPPAATEEPTAAGAGVRGPGLSGFGLSEGGFAEAVLNDLGLTPEEFAAAGELGKQAADASAGLRDVPGYIGTRLQGGRILVTGSGPELEARVGELSSTVPAVELEAPPADAETGAEAAESLVPSVPASGKELARSTQQLYQAYLREVGPAGLQAVAYSGGRFVIRAGGVNAPEATPPDSTGSNATTSNGTVTDATTSDATPSDAAGRISAAEFVARYANVVLDDGAELAPEADVVGGQGYFADTGEICSTGFSAFDPAGLPSVLTAGHCSSDGAAQQATLEFPQWNPAGLLGTFGFSQFGGPGNSAIGPGNTGNPPDPANPGNVGTDVAVIGSIRAGLDPEPAASTWNDPSLAGPDVKIIGAAAPVVGQPVCRSGRSSAWSCGTIDEVGIYVVQGRSADPADLRAFTGFLSFAVQSSGGDSGGPWLSGNYAVGIHSAGDVPDANGNVIRNFAIAATLDDALAVLPGYQLELFLNKPELVAPANLTLPAGTNITGRVPAAPASAVAANSKVRITVAGHQPLEVPVDAGGNWSFKAPEAPGTFAFSAETVNGFSRSGGVSLSALVTPSSLSAPTITTPASNPLPELKSLSGTGTPGATVTLSGDVAGSGTVGADGQWSVPLTGPAAFGKVKVTAVVSYADLADSQPATGTFTVTPPAPAVSSISDGQHLRQDALPSTISGSGVNGAEVTVSIDGVPLDGAPVGGGVGSRSVASTFAPLVLVAGGGWSVPFPAELALGTHTVSVTQAVEGVTSAPAAITFAIDAPPLAVVVPAQAPPAAVPAANGALAPAGDLTAVGPPAAYLANTGVSGIMTAAGVAAGAIAVGGLLMVMVRRRKRRAPKQET
- the paaZ gene encoding phenylacetic acid degradation bifunctional protein PaaZ; the encoded protein is MTTTAAAEATVDTVETVPSFVQDSWWTPDAGSAASAVPVRDASTGEILAKVSTDGLDLAAVVDYGRTTGQEELGKLTFHQRALKLKELALYLNARREHFYTFSAQTGATKIDSMVDIDGGIGVLFTFGSKGRRELPNSQVVVDGPMEVLSKDGSFAGEHIYTRIPGVAVQINAFNFPVWGMLEKLAPAFIAGVPTIVKPATPTGYVAAAVVKAIIESNILPKGSLQLISGSVRGLLDVLDYRDLVAFTGSASTAQSLKSHPNVMQGGVRFTSETDSLNAAILGPDAVEGTPEFDAFIKSVVTEMTVKAGQKCTSIRRTIVPQELVQAVIAAIGKRVDERVVLGDPRAEGVTMGALASVGQLADVRAAVQLMLDAGGELAYGTLDSPSVTSADGATGVVRRGAFMSPVVLSWDDPEAEAIHSLEAFGPVSSVIGYKDLADAVRLAARGGGSLVASVCTNDPSVARELVTGIAAHHGRVLMLNREDARSSTGHGSPVPHLVHGGPGRAGGGEELGGIRSVMHHMQRTAIQGSPNMLTAVTGVWHAGADRNFTADTEGMHPFRKSLETLRIGDAVRSGLRQVTLEDITAFANSTGDTFYAHTNPEAAEANPFFPGIVAHGYLLLAWGAGLFVEPAPGPVLANYGLENLRFITPVAAGDSIRVTLTAKKIIPRETDEYGEVSWDAVLTNQNDEIVATYDVLTLVEK
- a CDS encoding VOC family protein; its protein translation is MTLVMKTATTILPVDDAARARSFYTDALGLPHRGMTDDGSELFGDAGGPMLQLMPVSDGKHSEHTALSFEVTDIERTVRDMEAKGVRFQDYDLPNLRTENHICTTDSEKCAWFMDTEHNILCVHESLGTQAEYQL
- a CDS encoding PaaI family thioesterase; translated protein: MTAEPRDAASTGAQNAALWKITLGELDEKMGVKIVEESVQRVVATMPVEGNRQSFGLLHGGASLAVGEAVGSWAAVIHASTLGKTAVGVDVSATHHRSAREGQIIITATPIYLGGTLTTHEVLITNDGGERLCTLRITNLLLDRPD